The Magnolia sinica isolate HGM2019 chromosome 11, MsV1, whole genome shotgun sequence DNA window cggagatctgcacggtttgccatataatgcctcaaaaggagccatgcaaatggtcgcctaatagctgtTGGTGTATGCGAACTAAGCCAATCGCAGATACTCATCCCAGCTACACCCGAAGTCAATTATGTAGGTCCGAAGCATGTCCTCAATTATCTGATTAatcctctcggtctggccatcggtctgcggatgatacacggtgctgagctgcaaatcagtgcccatcgctctctgaaagctcctccaaaactgagacgtgaacctcgggtctcggtcagaaatgatcgagactggaatgccgtgcagtctcacaatctcgtCAATGAATAACTTGGTAAGCCAATCCAAAGGCTAAGTcacacgaatcgtaagaaaatgtgccaactttgtcaggcgatccacaacaacccaggtGGGGTCATGACAGCGCTAAGTCCTCGGCAAGCGAATAATGAAATCAGtaaatacgtgctcccacttccatgtcggGTCGCTCAACAgctgtaatagaccagggggtctttgatgatcgaccttgacaagCTAGCATGTGTCacctcggccacaaaactgacaatctgacgcttcatccccgcccaaaaatactgtctcctcatatcacgatacatcttcgtcgatccagggtggatagaaaaccacgatcgatgtacctcggtcataagatctctgcgcaactcaggaatatctgggataTACAATCGGCCTATGAAGCGAAGctcaccatcagaactaatctgctaaattgtctgactctcagatgttacctctgctcgataatcctgtaacgactcatctgtctgctgaggcgcaatcacccttgtgacaagagagggttgaatcgataagctcgatagctgaatgatagaagactgcagagcaaactcaaagtcgtactctgctatatcctcgagcatcctccactcctgaatcatcacatgtgccaccaggcctcgtggctgacggctgatggcattcgccaccacattcgccttatctgggtggtactggaggtcaaaattatatagtccttcaggagctccatccagcgtctctgcctcatgttcagctcagactgagagaatagagaCTTCAagcttatggtcagagaagagctcaaacctaaccccatagagatagtgtctccacaccttcagtgcgaagacaactgttgccagctccaaatcatgcgtggggtagttcagcttatggaccttgagctgacgagacgcgaaggctacaagcctgccgtgctgcatcaggacaacacgtaaaccaatacgtgaggcatcggtaaatacaacaaatccatcactcccgagggaagagtgaggacaggagcggatgtcAAGAAATCCAGGTCAAGCTGGCTGCAACAGAAATCAGAGGGCGACGATGGATATATCCAGAGAGCTTTTCCTCGTGGACTCGAATCCTACTACAACTTCCTATCAAGTCAATCAACATGGTGAGGATTTGGGGCCAAAGCACAGCAACGAAAAGGTGATAAATTATGGATACAAGTGTGCTAGATCGAAGGGTAATTCCCCCTTTAATCTCAGGGAACATATATTTCTTAGGAAGGAATTTGATCTCCCCTCAGATGACGATCCAGGAGCTGAGTTAGATGATGGCATGACTGAGAATCTGGGAACCCTAAACGGCTTGCAGGGTGTTTCTCAGTTATCAGAAGGATTTTGCTCGCCATTGAGAAGGGACTGGCTACTAGATCAACACTTGGAGGTTAATTTATCTCCATTCTTCTCAGACCAacataaggaaaatgaaaaagcAGTTTTCAGATCCAGGAAGGACCTCTGTTCAGATCTCATCTCCAAACAGAAGGAGGGTGATCAACCGCAAGATGAAGCAGAAACTCAAATAAGTTAGGCAATCCAGAAAAGAACTCTACAAGGAAAGCTGTCTTCCAATCGGAACAAGGTTCTTACAAGAAGAACGCGAGTTCTCTACGGTAAAGGAGACTGGGAATCTAGACTCAGACACCTCAAACATCGGGCAGTGAACACGGGATGTGTCACAGATGGATAAAATTCTAGTGTGGAATGTCAGGGGAGTTGGAAACTGCAGAACTATCAGAACGCTAAAACGTCTGATGAGAGCTCATCACCCCGAGATCGTGGTGATCCTGGAACCTATGATCAACGATGCTAGCCGCATCAGAATTGGTCTTTCCTTGGGTTTCCACCTCTCCTTCTCCAAAGTAGAGGAGGGGGGAAAGATTTGGTTCTTCTACAAGAACCCTGTTTCTTATTCAATTATTAAAGCACTTTTGTTGAGGTGACCATCCAACAATTCGCCCACGACCCGCGACTCTAGCTTCAAAGCCATCTGGGTAGGCATCCGATGGTCCGTCGGTGAGGTCTGGCCGCACTACCCATAGGAATGAACGATTGGAAAGTTCGAGTCCAAGTGCCAGTTCGTGGAATTGACGTCGGTTGAAGATAGTAAAGCTGCCAAAGGCAATGTAGACTACTGAGCGGGGAGGCTGTTCGTCAAGCCAGCTTAGGCAAGTGGGGTCTTCAGGCCAGAAGTTCCCTTCGAGCCGCCCAAGCCGTCTTCCTGCTAGAAGAGGGCCGATGAGCCGGATGTTTGGAACCAACTCACAGGCGGATGGCTCAATCTCGTAGAATGAGTTGCAAAGAAGCCAGTTGGCCAATTTTGCAGCTTGGGTGCATTCGTGTAAGTATCGGAAGAGGGACCGTTGCGCGTCACGGTCACCGACGAAGAGCCACACTAGCTGAGTGGTGTTGAACTCTGGCATGGTTGGTGAGAGCTTGATCATTTGCTGTGTTGTTGGAAATCCTGCGAAATATTCAATCACGGTTAGGATCTATTACATATATAGAGATTTTTAATTTCCAGGgtatttgtacaagtggggccctccATCATGGCTACCATGTCAGGCATAGTTCCCATAGTTGGATGTCAAGCATGCAaggaatctggacca harbors:
- the LOC131218154 gene encoding UDP-glycosyltransferase 83A1-like, translating into MEKPHALVVPYPAQGHVIPFMELSHCLMDHGFKITFVNTEFNHARVVAALPKMGGVQEQIRLVSIPDGMAPGEDRNDLGKQYGTMGWAVEVAVKMGIRAAAVWTVTVSFCALLFHIPKLIEDRIIDTDGFPTTQQMIKLSPTMPEFNTTQLVWLFVGDRDAQRSLFRYLHECTQAAKLANWLLCNSFYEIEPSACELVPNIRLIGPLLAGRRLGRLEGNFWPEDPTCLSWLDEQPPRSVVYIAFGSFTIFNRRQFHELALGLELSNRSFLWVVRPDLTDGPSDAYPDGFEARVAGRGRIVGWSPQQKCFNN